The following proteins come from a genomic window of Henningerozyma blattae CBS 6284 chromosome 4, complete genome:
- the TAF8 gene encoding Taf8p (similar to Saccharomyces cerevisiae TAF8 (YML114C); ancestral locus Anc_8.838) — protein MHSSSASIKKESNTSKLPIPDHKINQNVLKNSHPTSSNTQLLKNLPDLIQSPNRLESSCIGQLLAKSIALQLKPMNDNTSISTVAFNRLLTLVDLQLNDMIYQLARLSITQRRLTIASNDLSLWLRSFNLNPSDLTLYLEESNFIKSKFNKDYNLLYELLRDYNTETNHNFKNPNYSTSDLLNNKSSESSSSRIVPPSNTILRSMPEWLPSLPPDHTYKFTPLYNEPITDETVMKKILVNEGKLAESALIKLLEASTTSEINSLPTPETDRENDLEQNINIDTNTNGNSMTLKSVSENEKTNTNERLNDELLAQDETKAIYGSALQVRKIKKRFELMIDPKAETQLSEEFVYPSTFNVEEYARKQVQKIREQVLFYEEKQLQAQKNPFWKYSKMIVGPSQFHHGPHHHHHHHHHHHRRYSNSSTSSVSSSPSPGLFGGVSKKQINHDIQQMFNRSLNNLINSLPNLAKEKASAREIAENEREKKVQEMLKKKQKELNEKQSSAGALDLHDLQKENDGLFADLGSSDDDESSTRHQNTSDKTQETHSPKLSQNEDQHANNNETQEIVKHVLEHNHNNETQEIVNHEIKENHKNGTQDIAINETEQDHNNSAQEIENSETGINAAITSTSTLPGSIASPPTISEQRAPHTSAVLTTNDDVTEGTSKDDSSQVEIKPSEGVASPEN, from the coding sequence ATGCATAGTTCATCCGCttctataaaaaaagaatcaaATACATCAAAACTTCCCATACCAGACCATAAGATTAACCAAAATGTCTTGAAAAACAGTCATCCAACTTCTTCCAATACCCAATTactaaaaaatttaccagATCTAATTCAATCTCCAAACAGATTAGAGAGCAGCTGTATAGGTCAACTATTAGCAAAATCAATAGCATTACAATTAAAACCAATGAATGATAATACATCTATATCAACAGTTGCATTTAATAGATTACTAACTCTAGTagatttacaattaaaCGACATGATATATCAATTAGCAAGATTATCCATTACACAAAGGAGGTTAACAATTGCAAGTAATGACTTATCCCTATGGTTGAGATCTTTCAACCTGAATCCTTCAGATTTAACTCTGTATTTGGAAGAATCAAACTTCAtaaaatctaaatttaataaagattatAATTTACTGTATGAATTGCTGAGAGACTACAATACAGAAACTAAccataatttcaaaaatccTAATTACTCTACTtcagatttattaaataataagtctTCCGAATCTTCGTCCTCAAGGATCGTGCCACCTTCGAATACTATTTTAAGGTCTATGCCAGAATGGCTTCCAAGTTTACCACCCGATCATACGTATAAGTTTACTCCGTTATATAATGAGCCAATTACAGATGAAACagtaatgaaaaaaatattagtaaACGAAGGTAAATTGGCTGAATCTGCATTAATTAAGCTATTAGAAGCCTCCACAACATCagaaattaattcattacCAACTCCAGAAACAGACAGAGAAAATGATCTTGAACAGAATATCAATATTGATACCAACACTAACGGTAATTCGATGACACTAAAGTCAGTGagtgaaaatgaaaaaactAACACGAATGAAAGATTAAATGATGAACTTTTAGCCCAAGATGAAACTAAAGCGATTTATGGCTCAGCTTTACAAGtaagaaaaatcaaaaaacGATTTGAACTGATGATTGACCCGAAAGCAGAAACACAATTATCTGAAGAATTTGTTTATCCCTCAACTTTCAATGTTGAAGAGTATGCGCGTAAACAAGTCCAAAAAATTAGAGAACAggttttattttatgaagaaaaacaattacaaGCACAGAAAAATCCTTTTTGGAAATACTCAAAAATGATAGTTGGACCCTCTCAATTCCACCACGGACcacatcatcatcatcatcatcatcatcaccacCACCGTCGctattcaaattcttctacTTCCTCAGTCTCTTCTTCACCATCACCTGGCTTATTTGGAGGAGTTAGtaaaaaacaaatcaaCCATGATATTCAACAAATGTTTAACAGGtcattgaataatttaataaactcTCTACCGAACCTAGCGAAAGAGAAAGCTAGTGCTCGTGAAATTGCTGAAAATGaaagagaaaagaaagTACAAGAAATGcttaaaaagaaacaaaaggAATTGAATGAGAAACAATCAAGTGCTGGTGCATTAGATTTACATGACCTTCAAAAGGAAAATGATGGTTTATTTGCAGACCTCGGAAGTAGTGATGATGACGAAAGTTCCACAAGACACCAAAACACATCTGATAAAACTCAAGAGACACACAGTCCCAAATTATCTCAAAATGAAGATCAGCatgctaataataatgaaacgCAAGAAATAGTCAAACATGTATTAGAGCATAACCATAACAACGAAACTCAAGAAATAGTCAACCatgaaataaaagaaaatcatAAGAACGGAACTCAAGATATAGCCATTAACGAAACTGAACAAGATCATAACAACAGTGCtcaagaaattgaaaacagTGAAACCGGCATCAATGCTGCTATTACTTCTACTTCCACTTTACCAGGCTCTATAGCATCACCACCAACTATATCTGAGCAAAGGGCTCCTCATACTTCCGCTGTTCTAACAACTAATGATGATGTAACTGAGGGAACTTCGAAAGATGACTCTAGTCAAGTAGAAATAAAACCATCTGAAGGTGTGGCTTCACctgaaaattaa
- the FCP1 gene encoding protein serine/threonine phosphatase (similar to Saccharomyces cerevisiae FCP1 (YMR277W); ancestral locus Anc_8.839), which translates to MSTPVLSPADLPFPITIDQLITPIGSHVEKGQRLFAYKFWYMVEIAQSPDNNDPTSENSSDLSGNNSDSNENGNNASHQKKSIRESIEFFESPFEGDLIGWNVDKGDEIISENQLLCDIKRPCNHDIVYAGICTQCGKEVDDSDIMDASLSISHTDTNLKISRKEARDIDQSSMSRLKKIKKLILVVDLDQTVIHCGVDPTIGEWKNDPKNPNYETLKDVRSFSLDEEPILPPSYMGPRPPVRKCWYYVKVRPGLKEFFAKIAPLYEMHIYTMATRAYALEIAKIIDPDGSLFGSRILSRDENGSLTQKSLERLFPTDQSMVIIIDDRGDVWNWCNNLIKVIPYNFFVGIGDINSNFLPRQQSTMLQLGIRSHKKKNTNETLNSEDDKSDSTLSVHEKDKTEELLTDIMDTEKKLQKKIDEEVRRQEKKLIKDEMPKRKSISDESSNNELSKKIEFSASLEVQQQNRPLATLQRHRQNQRLLIDDDDELFYLKDILTEVHDTFYEQLDEDKNESVSIQTLMPRLKFSVFSGYNFVFSGLIPLGTDIRRADIVLWTNMFGANSTADIDENTTHVITKTAGTYKARLAKAFNPEIKVVHPDWIFECLVSWKRMPEKPYELIIEQPASEEELEEFKKKLELKNELLEKREMETEAQFEALNTRDPAIDLFASGTSWLNDDDDDIPISDSDSSIESDTEKNEEDYEPNLSDGKRSFKEESTDQMRNNKKLKILDESESEVKKNEEQEDTDLEEELLNALDDFDDDDEGDKNN; encoded by the coding sequence ATGTCTACTCCGGTCTTATCGCCTGCTGACTTGCCTTTTCCAATTACTATTGATCAGCTTATCACCCCCATTGGTTCACATGTAGAAAAAGGTCAACGATTATTTGCTTATAAATTTTGGTATATGGTTGAGATCGCTCAGTCTccagataataatgatcCAACCTCAGAGAACTCCAGCGACCTAAGTGGGAACAATTCTGATAGTAACGAAAATGGCAACAATGCTAGTcatcaaaagaaaagtatTAGAGAATCCatagaattttttgaatcCCCTTTTGAAGGTGATCTAATTGGCTGGAATGTAGATAAGGGAGATGAAATTATATCTGAAAATCAATTACTCTGTGACATTAAGAGACCTTGTAACCATGATATTGTATATGCGGGAATATGTACCCAATGCGGCAAAGAAGTTGATGATTCTGACATAATGGATGCAAGCTTATCAATATCACATACAGatacaaatttaaaaattagcCGAAAGGAAGCACGAGATATTGACCAATCCAGTATGAGcagattgaaaaaaataaaaaaattaatccTTGTGGTAGACTTGGATCAAACCGTGATCCACTGTGGTGTCGATCCAACAATTGGAGAGTGGAAAAACGATCCTaaaaatccaaattatGAAACATTAAAAGATGTTAGATCTTTTTCCTTAGATGAAGAACCAATTTTACCACCTTCTTACATGGGCCCAAGGCCGCCAGTTAGAAAATGTTGGTATTACGTTAAAGTTAGACCAGGcttaaaagaattttttgcTAAAATCGCCCCTTTATATGAAATGCACATTTACACCATGGCTACACGAGCTTATGCTTTAGAAATTGCCAAAATTATTGACCCGGATGGCTCCCTATTTGGAAGTAGAATTCTTTCTCGTGATGAAAATGGCTCTTTGACTCAAAAATCTTTAGAACGCTTATTTCCAACAGACCAATCAATGGTCATCATTATTGATGATAGAGGTGATGTTTGGAACTGGTGTAATAATCTGATAAAAGTTATTCCATACAATTTCTTCGTTGGCATCGGTgatattaattcaaatttcttACCAAGACAACAGAGCACAATGCTACAATTAGGTATACGATCtcataaaaagaaaaatactaATGAAACTTTAAATAGTGAGGATGACAAGTCTGATTCTACTCTAAGTGTTCATGAGAAAGATAAAACggaagaattattaacagATATAATGGACACCGAAaagaaattacaaaaaaagataGATGAAGAAGTTAGAAGACAGGAAAAAAAGCtaattaaagatgaaatgCCAAAGCGGAAAAGTATTTCAGATGAGTCTAGCAATAATGAACTGTCCAAAAAGATTGAATTTTCAGCTTCTTTAGAAgtacaacaacaaaataGACCATTAGCAACATTGCAAAGACATAGACAAAACCAAAGACTACtaattgatgatgatgatgagcTATTTTATCTCAAAGATATTCTAACTGAGGTCCATGACACGTTTTATGAACaattagatgaagataaaaatgaatctGTGAGCATTCAAACATTAATGCCTCGCCTGAaattttctgtttttaGTGGTTATAATTTTGTGTTTTCAGGTTTAATTCCTTTGGGAACCGACATTAGAAGGGCAGATATTGTATTGTGGACTAATATGTTTGGTGCAAATTCAACTGCAGATATCGATGAGAATACGACTCATGTAATCACGAAAACTGCTGGTACATATAAGGCTCGTTTGGCAAAGGCATTTAACCCTGAAATTAAGGTTGTCCATCCAGACTGGATATTTGAATGTCTTGTCTCTTGGAAAAGAATGCCCGAGAAACCATACGAATTAATCATAGAACAACCTGCATCAGAAGAAGAACTAGAagaatttaagaaaaaattagaacTTAAGAATGAACTATTAGAAAAACGTGAAATGGAAACTGAGGCACAGTTTGAAGCTTTAAACACGAGAGATCCTGCGATTGATTTATTTGCAAGTGGCACTTCTTGGCTAAATGACgacgatgatgatattcCAATATCAGATTCAGACTCTAGCATTGAATCTGACACTgagaaaaatgaagaagattaCGAGCCAAACTTATCAGATGGTAAGAGGTCATTTAAGGAAGAATCGACAGATCAAAtgagaaataataaaaaattaaaaattttggaTGAAAGTGAATCTGAAGTTAAAAAGAACGAAGAGCAGGAAGACACAGACTTGGAAGAAGAACTGTTGAATGCTTTGGATgattttgatgatgatgatgaaggggataaaaacaattaa
- the TBLA0D03270 gene encoding MFS transporter (similar to Saccharomyces cerevisiae ATR1 (YML116W) and YMR279C; ancestral locus Anc_8.843), with the protein MFSMEENPSDNTINEINYTNNEDCKNPEQQSLKNIDSRSSLNSSLTQVLSTDTADNDESSSYQNPDYFKNKYQEFGFIFSGMIGQLLSQAGLTQTLSIMNVLAKELDSTSSRQAWLMSSFPLALGSFILVSGRLGDIYGLKKILLGGYIITTVWSIICGLSSYAHNDAFFITARAFQGLGLAFALPNMIGLIGTIYRPGCFRKNMIISIIGAMSPTGATLGGLFAGLTVKYDKSNWPWSFYAFGLISFVNLIISWYCIPNSIPTNIHGLKMDWLGSVLGVFGLIILNFVFNQAPIVGWQSAYIIVLLVLSFCALVIFVVYEVKYAKTPLIPKAISSNRGMLMILFSLFCGWGSFGIWTFYYFSFELNLRHYSPLWAGSSYFIFVISGSTVAIVCGLTIKKIKPSVLFCCSMMGFLGGNIIFAATPVNQTFFRNMLGCMFLLPLGMDFSFPASSIILSDSLPMQYQGMAGSLVNTVINYSTSICLGMAGTVEMKHNSHGKDLLNGYRAAIYFAIGLAGLAVCVSGGYMIECLWKDRVLSLEENKQTDIESS; encoded by the coding sequence ATGTTTTCTATGGAAGAAAATCCATCTGATAATACAATAAATGAGATCAATtatactaataatgaagattgCAAAAATCCGGAACAAcaaagtttaaaaaatatagacTCAAGATCATCACTAAATTCTTCTCTTACACAAGTTCTATCAACTGATACCGCCGATAATGACGAATCCTCAAGCTATCAAAATCctgattattttaaaaataaatatcaagaATTTGGATTTATCTTCTCAGGAATGATAGGTCAGCTGCTAAGTCAAGCTGGTTTAACACAGACTTTATCCATAATGAATGTATTAGCTAAAGAACTAGATTCTACTAGCTCGAGGCAAGCATGGTTGATGTCCTCTTTCCCATTAGCACTAGGgtcttttattttagtaAGTGGTAGACTAGGGGACATATAtggattaaaaaaaattttactaGGAGgttatattattacaacTGTATGGTCAATTATATGTGGGCTATCTTCTTACGCACATAACGatgctttttttattacagCCAGAGCTTTCCAAGGTCTAGGCTTAGCATTTGCATTACCAAACATGATTGGTTTGATTGGAACAATTTATAGACCTGGATGTTTcagaaaaaatatgattataaGTATAATTGGAGCAATGTCTCCAACAGGTGCTACTTTAGGGGGGTTGTTTGCAGGTCTTACGGTGAAGTATGATAAAAGCAATTGGCCTTGGAGTTTTTATGCTTTTggattaatttcatttgtaAATTTGATTATATCCTGGTATTGTATCCCAAATAGTATCCCAACTAATATTCATGGCCTAAAAATGGATTGGCTTGGATCTGTGCTAGGTGTTTTTggattaattattttaaattttgtttttaacCAAGCACCAATAGTTGGATGGCAAAGTGCTTACATTATTGTCCTTTTGGTTTTATCATTTTGTGCGTTGGTTATATTTGTAGTTTATGAAGTAAAGTATGCAAAAACACCTTTAATTCCAAAAGCTATATCTTCAAATCGTGGTATGTTAATGATtctattttctttgttCTGTGGTTGGGGTTCATTCGGTATTTGgacattttattatttttcgtttgaattgaatttgagACACTATAGTCCACTTTGGGCAGGGTCatcttattttattttcgtTATTTCTGGCTCAACTGTGGCAATAGTCTGTGGGTTGaccattaaaaaaatcaaaccttctgttttgttttgttgtTCAATGATGGGATTCTTAGGTggtaatattatatttgctGCTACTCCAGTTAACCAAACTTTTTTCAGAAATATGCTAGGCTGTATGtttttattaccattagGTATGGACTTCTCCTTTCCTGCATCTTCTATCATTTTAAGTGATTCATTACCAATGCAATATCAGGGTATGGCTGGTTCGTTAGTTAATACCgttattaattattctaCTTCAATTTGCTTAGGTATGGCTGGTACTGTTGAAATGAAGCATAATTCTCATGGTAAAGATTTGTTAAACGGCTACAGAGCTGCCATTTACTTTGCCATCGGTTTAGCCGGGCTTGCAGTCTGCGTCAGTGGCGGTTATATGATTGAATGCCTTTGGAAAGATAGagtattatcattagaGGAGAATAAGCAGACAGACATTGAGTCAAGCTAA
- the TBLA0D03280 gene encoding MFS transporter — MSEQNINQNLQKENTQISIISLSTAETLDIDATPESKERKDYFQLKKNYSQDSQTNTSMNEVIGSISSVSNDSDINSENLQSENKVLSPKYFKNRTHEYLFIISCMVSQFMSQAGLTQALSIMNILAEELNAEKSRQAWLMASFTLSMGSFILVSGRLGDIYGLKKVLLGGYAILTIWSLICGFSSYSHNDAFFITSRAFQGLGLAFVLPNSLGLIGVIYEPGSMKKNMIIGTLGAMSPIGATLGGLFAGIIGTKDPKQWPWSFYSFGIVSFCNMILSWYSIPNNIPTNIYNLSMDWIGAILGIFGLLILNFVFNQAPIVGWQSAYIIVLLVLSFCALVIFVVYEVKYAKTPLIPKAISSNRGMLMILFALFCGWGAFGTWTFYYFSFVLNVRGYTAAWAGGSYFIFIVSGCAIATLCGFMMKKVPPSVILYISMIGFMGGCVMLTVTPIHQSYFQNILGIMFVLPIGIDLSFPAASIILSDALPIQYQGMAGSLVYTITNYSTSICLGMAGSVEAYHNDNGQNILKGYRNAMIFADALAGLGIIVSGIYMVINLITIRENSKSTNKPKHLETYSTDAEC; from the coding sequence ATGTCggaacaaaatattaatcagaatcttcaaaaagaaaatactCAGATAAgtataatatcattatccACTGCTGAAACATTAGATATAGATGCTACCCCAGAAAGTAAAGAAAGGAAAGACTATTTtcagttaaaaaaaaattattcacaGGATTCACAGACGAATACGAGTATGAATGAGGTAATAGGCTCTATTTCTTCAGTCTCAAATGACTCTGATATAAACTCAGAAAATCTTCAATCAGAAAATAAAGTGTTATctccaaaatattttaaaaatagaacacatgaatatttatttataatatcatGTATGGTTAGTCAATTTATGAGCCAAGCTGGTTTAACACAAGCATTATCtattatgaatattttagCTGAAGAACTTAATGCAGAAAAATCCAGACAAGCATGGCTAATGGCTTCATTTACATTATCTATGGGTTCATTCATATTAGTAAGTGGGAGATTAGGTGATATCTATGGTTTAAAGAAGGTCTTGCTTGGTGGTTATGCAATTTTAACTATTTGGTCTTTAATATGTGgattttcttcttattcACATAACGACGCATTTTTTATCACCTCAAGAGCATTTCAGGGTCTTGGATTAGCTTTTGTATTACCTAATTCATTAGGATTAATTGGAGTTATTTATGAGCCAGGttcaatgaaaaaaaatatgataattGGTACACTAGGTGCAATGTCCCCAATTGGAGCAACATTAGGAGGGTTATTTGCTGGAATTATTGGAACTAAGGATCCCAAACAATGGCCTTGGAGTTTTTATTCCTTCGGAATTGTTTCGTTTTGTAATATGATTCTAAGCTGGTATTCTattccaaataatattccaacaaatatatacaatCTTTCTATGGATTGGATTGGAGCAATTCTAGGGATTTTTGgcttattaatattaaattttgtcTTCAATCAAGCACCAATAGTTGGATGGCAAAGTGCTTACATTATTGTCCTTTTGGTTTTATCATTTTGTGCGTTGGTTATATTTGTAGTTTATGAAGTAAAGTATGCAAAAACACCTTTAATTCCAAAAGCTATATCTTCAAATCGTGGTATGTTAATGATTCTATTTGCCTTATTTTGTGGATGGGGTGCATTCGGAACTTGGACATTCTATTATTTCTCATTCGTTTTAAATGTTAGAGGATATACTGCTGCTTGGGCGGGAGGCTCAtacttcatttttattgtcTCCGGATGTGCCATTGCTACATTATGCGGATTCATGATGAAGAAAGTCCCACCTTCAGTTATCCTGTACATTTCCATGATTGGGTTTATGGGGGGATGCGTTATGCTCACTGTCACACCAATTCACCAATCatatttccaaaatattCTCGGGATTATGTTTGTTCTTCCAATTGGCATTGATCTCTCTTTCCCAGCTGCATCAATCATCCTAAGCGATGCATTACCTATTCAATACCAAGGTATGGCTGGATCCTTAGTTTATACGATTACTAACTATTCTACATCTATTTGCTTGGGTATGGCTGGATCAGTAGAAGCGTATCACAATGATAATGGCCAGAATATTCTGAAAGGGTATCGTAATGCCATGATATTTGCCGATGCTTTAGCAGGTCTAGGCATAATTGTAAGTGGCATCTATATggttattaatttaattactATAAGAGAGAACTCTAAAAGTACAAACAAACCAAAACATCTAGAAACCTATTCAACTGATGCTGAAtgttaa